A DNA window from Xiphias gladius isolate SHS-SW01 ecotype Sanya breed wild chromosome 3, ASM1685928v1, whole genome shotgun sequence contains the following coding sequences:
- the eif3g gene encoding eukaryotic translation initiation factor 3 subunit G, with product MPSIEYDDSKPSWADQVEEEGDEGTLPSPKETIKGNIKTVTEYKIDDDGKKFKIVRTFKIETRKASKAVARRKNWKKFGNSEFDAPGPNVATTTVSDDVFMTFISSKEDLNAQDQDEDPMNKLKGQKIVSCRICKGDHWTTRCPYKDTLGPMQKELAEQLGLSTGDKDKPAGSAEPEPAQPAQSKTGKYVPPSLRDGGTRRGESMQPNRRADDNATIRVTNLSEDTRETDLQELFRPFGSISRIYLAKDKNTGQSKGFAFISFHRREDAARAIAGVSGFGYDHLILNVEWAKPSNN from the exons ATGCCGTCGATTGAATACGACGA CTCCAAGCCCAGCTGGGCAGACCAAGTCgaggaggaaggagatgaaG GCACACTACCATCCCCCAAGGAGACCATCAAAGGAAATATAAAAACTGTCACGGAATATAAAATAGATGATGACGGAAAGAAGTTCAAG ATTGTGCGGACCTTCAAGATCGAAACAAGAAAAGCCTCAAAAGCTGTGGCCAGGAGAAAG AACTGGAAGAAATTTGGTAACTCTGAGTTTGATGCACCAGGTCCTAATGTTGCCACCACCACAGTCAGTGATGATGTCTTCATGACTTTCATTTCCAGCAAAGAG GACTTGAACGCCCAAGACCAGGATGAGGATCCCATGAACAAACTGAAAGGACAGAAGATTGTGTCCTGCCGTATTTGCAAAGGTGACCATTGGACCACCCGCTGTCCATACAAGGACACACTGGGCCCCATGCAGAAGGAGTTGGCTGAACAGCTTGGGCTTTCAACTGGAGACAAGGACAAGCCTGCTGGCTCTG CGGAACCAGAGCCAGCACAGCCTGCACAGAGCAAGACTGGGAAGTATGTGCCCCCAAGCCTGAGGGATGGAGGCACGCGAAGAGGGGAGTCCATGCAGCCTAACCGCAGAG CTGATGACAATGCCACCATCCGTGTGACCAACCTGTCTGAGGACACCCGTGAGACAGACTTGCAGGAGCTCTTCAGACCATTTGGCTCCATCTCGAGGATCTATCTGGCCAAGGACAAGAACACTGGGCAGTCAAAG GGCTTTGCCTTTATCAGTTTCCATCGTCGGGAAGATGCAGCCAGAGCTATCGCAGGAGTGTCAGGATTTGGATATGATCACCTTATTCTCAATGTTGAATGGGCCAA ACCGTCAAACAACTGA